CGTCCATTGTCTGATAAAGCTGGTACTACCTCTCGTGCTGCCCATATGTTGGTGCTGTCTATGGGATATACTAAACTAAACACCACGAGCTCACCATTGAAGCTTCCGTTTCCAGCAACCCAGCTCGACCCCCTCCTCGACGGGCAGCATCAGGGTGCGCAGGACCGGGCTGCTCACCGTCACCGAGCGGCCCCCCGGTGAGTGCCGCGGCGCCGAGTGCACATACATGTTACATCCACGCTTGAGTGCTGTTGGCAATGTTTGGAAATGTCGCTGACTGATATCGGATCAATCCGGAGTTACTGACTATTTCGAAGATACTGGTTCATGTCAAGTGTACAGACATAGAGTTTCGACATTCCTGAATTAGGcctttataaatactttccgaTCAACCCGAATATGTACcgaataattatgaattagttattttgaatttatttaactggccggctagttTTATAACACGCCTGAAGAGGAGAGCTTAGGTAACGTTGAACTATATTACACCTATGGTCCTAACCATCATAGATAATTTGACTATCAGATCAATTGTAAACATAAACTTAACATTTCTATTTAGGAATAAAAGGCGACAACTTCCAAACATTACCATGTTCAGTCAGTAGTTTGTCGCATGACTAGCTAGTTTttgcattattgtttttatttttttattttgaaattacattttgttattttgagtttgctaatttttttacacatttttagtAATAAGTCCCGAGTTAGTTATGGAAGTGGAAGCAAGAATGAAGAGGAACTACTTACCCCCCTCGATACAGTACCAGACGGGGTACCAGGGCCCCCCCACGCCGACGGGGCCGGCGCCGTCGAGCGTGCCGCAGAGCCCCACGCAAGGCTCCATTACAGCAGGAACACCGAGTTACAATCAACAGAACCAAAAAGGAATGAAACCTGTGCTGGAAACTATACCTCAAGGAAGCGTAATGGCGACCAAAGGGTCCATAATGTCCGGTACCCCAATCACTCAAGCGGTGTCGCCGTTCACCCCCACAATGGGCCAATTCTCGCCCAGCCACGGTTCGGTCGCCAACCAAACTGGGTCAATAACGAGTTGCGTGCAGAACCAAGGATCTATTGTGTCCGGCACGCCAATAAACAACTACGAGAATAAAAACTACAGCCCGAGTTACTCCAACTTCCCGGGAACCCCGACCAACGGTGGTAACTTTGGGAACTACGGCAACTGTACCTCCATGACGGATTgcagttttacttttaatacaaaTCAGAGTTACCCCAATAATTATGGCTCTATTAATGGGGGCCTTATGGGACAAAATGTCCAAAGTACCCCATGTTTGCCGAGTGGTTCTTCTACGGGATATGTAAGCGGGAACTTTGGCTCGATTACCAGCGGTACCCCTATGAACCAGTCACCCCAGGGGCCATCTGGGACCAATACGGGATACTCTTCGGGTAATTTTGGTTCTATAACCAGTGGCACCCCAATGGACCAGGGATCACAGGGACCATCCGAGACAAATACTGGGTACGCTCAAGGCAATTTTGGTTCAATTACATCTGGAATCACAAACCAAGTTTCACAACCATCTGGGTCTAACTCAATTTACACCCAAGGGAATTTCGGTTCCATTACCAGCGGCACTCCTATGAACCAAGGGTCTCAAGGGTCGTCTGGTACCAACACAGGGTACACTTCAGGTAATTTTGGATCGATTACTAGTGGTACGCCAATGAATCAAGGAAATCAGGGACCACATGGAGCTACCATGGGGTATAACCAAAGTAATTACGGCTCAATAACAAGTGGTACTCCAATAAATCAAGGCTCGCAGGTACCGTCTGGGACTACTCAGGGTTATTCGTCAGGCAATTACGGCTCAATAACCAGTGGTACCCCGATGAATCCAACACAGGGGCAATCTGGAACCAACACGGGGTACTCTCAAACAAATTTTGGGTCAATCACTGGTGGTACCCCAATGAATCAAGTATCACAAGCATCCGGGACCAACACGGGATACTCTCAAAGCAATTTCGGTTCTATAACAAGTGGTACCCCAATGCACCAAGGACCGCAACCATCCGCTACTAGCACAGGGTACCCGCCGACCAATTTCGGGACCCAAACGCAGTCCGGGTCGATCACGGCGGGTACCCCAGTGCAACAGAACTACCAGGGTAGCCAGTACAGCAGGCAACGCAAGTATTCGGGGCCGCAGCGGGTGAAATTGCAGATGTTAGCGACTGTGCAGGAGATGGGTAGGTTGGATGTATTATTTTGGGGTTGTGGGTAGTCTTAAGATACGTTGTGGTCTTTTCCGTGgatttttcattatttcataggtagggtaattaatttaatttcagtctttcgaatatttcaaagtaaaatcGATAAGAGATACATGAAGGATTCATTAATTACTAAGAACGATAAAGCGTCTtcgaataatatgttttttatcctAAAACTATAGTTCTGCGGAAGTTACCACGAACctataatctaaatattaaaactacacATTTCCAAGAATTGTACGAAAATTAAAAGCAGATCTTTATCTTTAATAGGATCCATAAACCAGGTGGTAAGGgactttttatttaaagctaacttattgcaaagtttatttttgcactattaatttcttttcataAGTACTGTTATGCATGTGTGTGCTTTTTGTGTGTTAGTGTGTGTGAATTAGATGTGtgtacttatttatatgtaaacacTATTTCAAACAATTCAAGCCCTATATTACATTAAGTGTGTATGTTTAAGCTATTGGCTACTTATGATTTTAGTTGTTAAgcacaaaaaaattaccaccttattcataaacgttttttatctaaggacggagtaaagctgcgataacaagtatgtttctcagtgtccaacggcactgagaacagacatagggccgttgtgattggctaatattgttgtatctcaatattagccaatcacaacgggcctatgtctacgtactgcgaaggctgccatgccgtcagcactgagaaacagacttgttatcacagctttactccgtccttagataaaaaacgtctatgaataaggcggTATATGTTTCATTAGCATTTGACTACTGGTGCTCTACATCTAATGGTATTTATTGCTGTGGGTACTTGTACAACTAATCCACGTTGAGGGAGACAAAAATGGtcaacaaatttataagtattatacgtggcgtgggttcgaatcctataTCGACCAACACTTCATAAGATTTTCTACAATTACGCATCGGACTCAAAGGTTTCCGCGTGGATACTCCATAAGAGCAATATAATGAAGTATTTGACCGTCGTGTAGTGTTGTGAGGTGTGAGGTGTGAGGTGTCACGTGTGGTTGTGTGTGCAGCGCGCGAGCACGCGGAGCGGTACTCGCCGGTGCGGCGCGCGGAGTGCTCGCCGCCGCGCCAGGCGCACGACCTCGCCTCCGCGCGCCTCGAGTACCAGCAGCTGCAGGTAACCACTCCCTACACCGCACCCTCGGCACGCTCGATCCCAGGCGGTATCGTTGTGTGTGCGGAGTGGGGATATCACTCCATCTCATTCCCTCGCATCGGAATTCCCGATGCCATATTGcgctttttctcttttttttatactcacCTTTTTTGctcaaaatcaaatttaaatgtgaaataaaaGTTAGTTACTcgtgacataaataaattagtgaTAGGATATACTTAaatcattttaacaaaataataatatttatagcgcGGTCTGGAGCGCCGCGCATGCGTACCGGGTGCGTCGCCGCCGCTTGCTGACGCGAGACTTCACACGCCCGCCGCCTCTGTGCCCGGtaagtaaatacattattgtgaaataaaatagacaaacagtaaaaataatagGTATGACATTAGAATAGTTTAATGTGTACACAGTAATGTTTAAGACTGATCGTTGCGCGCAGGGTCGCCGATCCAGTCGCGCTGCGGCGGCGGGCCGCTGGACCTGCGGCTGGTGTCGGGCGAGGCGGCGCGCGCCGTGCTGGCGGCCGCTCAGCGCGCGctgccgccgcccgccgcgcgcgACCTGCGCGCCTCGCTGCTCCTCACGCAGGTGCGCACATACATGCTCTGCGATAGTCTAATCCTTACCCTTGACTTATTACAACACAATACCATTATCACGTACATAATACAAATACTCACCCACTGGGCGAAATTcgaaccaataaatatttttttggactaTTCTATATTATGAACTTGAATTATGCCAACATAGTTGCTACAGTGTGCTTAAGCTGAGGTACAAACATTTtcctttatatataaatatagagcACTATGTTACTCGACTCTTCCAGGACGTGGCGCTGAAGATTGGCATCAACCTGCACGCGCTCACCGCCAACGTGAATATCTCCCAGGAACTATTGAAGACGATCCACAACCTcaccaactacacactgctgtccGGCCCTGCCTCCCCGGCGGGGCCCGGCTCTCCCCTCCACCAGATCACCGAAGGCCTCAGCTACCTCCACACGGGTTCCATAACCAGGGGCACGCCTCAACCCTCAGCTACCCCGTTAGACCTTAGAAGTAACGTAGATATGGACACGGGCCAATATCCTCAACTGCACCCGATGGTTCACCCTCAAATCCACATGGTGACTCACAGGTCTTTGAACAACTCTCCTATATCGAACCCTGGATCACCGCTAGACATGATACAAGAAGAAATAGGGAATGGAACCGAAAAATTTGTGGACAGAAGTTTCCAGAACTACGTCTCGACGCATCCACAGATCAGTCTGACGGATTGTCTCGGTTCGGAAATCACTTTGGTCGCATCGTCCTCGGAGGACAGTATGGACAGCCTAGAGAATACGAAATATCCCCTGCCACAATTCGTGATATCGGAGCCGTCCGATTTGGATGACCGACCCTCTATCACTAAAGGTATTGGACGAAAAGTTAGTCAGGAAACCGAAACACAAGAAGTTTTCGAGACTAAAGATACAGAAATGCAGTCACCCAAAGACGAAGAAACTAAATTTTTGAGTGAGGACCTTAAGTACCCGAGGAGGGGCAGCGACAAGTCTCTCGGATTCAGCGACGACTCGCTCAGCAACGACTCCGCCAACGTATCGCCTAACTGCGAACAAAATGTACAGTCAATTTATTCCAATATAGTATCGATAAGTTCAGGCTTTAGTGAGAATAGAGGAAGCTTTTCAGACCACAGAGGGTCCTTCTCCTTCTCTGACAGAGGTAGTTTCTCTGAGAGAGGTGATTATGGGCGCTCGTCCTTCTCTGAACGGAGTGATTTTGGTCGTGGAAGCTTCTCTGAAAAGGGTGAAACTCCCAGATCTTCATTCTCTGCACAGGGCACTTTGGGAGAAGTCAGAGAGTATGGAGAGGACATGTACCTTCCCAGGGACAATAGCAGGCATTGTTTAGAAAAATGCGAGGAAGAAACTACTCCACCGAGCGAGGACATAGACAAATTACAGAGGTCGACCATGGATTTGCGCTTGACGGAAATCTGCAGACCTGAGGAACGGAAAATACCAATATTATTAAGCCCTCAGAAAGTATCCTGCGTGCAAGAATACTATGAAGTCACCCTGTCCACAGTATGTTCGAAGTTAGATTCTACGAGGATTGTAGAGCTGCTGAAGGAGGCCATTAACAGTAGAGTACCGCCGCAAAACATTTTCGTAGAGACCAACGACAGTAGAGACGGCGATGACGAGTTAACTGGATACTTGAACTTGGAGTACTCTGGCGGCATCCAGATAGAGCTTGTGGTGTGCGAAAACAAAGCTATGGAGAAGAAAGGGCTGAAAATGAGAAGGATTTCAGGAGATCAGATGGAGTACGGCAAGCTTTGCGAACAGCTCATCACTAGCTTGACAGTTTAGACGGCTGTCAAAGTGACAGATGTCTAACAGCTGTCATCCAAATAATTCCAAAAACGCCAGCGGACTATTGATTAGCGCGGCGTTTcctgcatttatattttttaacaatggaTTTTCTTCATTCCTGctgtttttgtgttattttattttaaagccgCGCATCAGTGGTTATAGCCGCGTATCAGTGGTCAGAACCGCTACTCAGTTGATTCGAATTAGTGATCTTAATGTGCAATATTAGGTATGGAAATTGTAAATTTGTGACGTcgcttataaaattatttggttttaaaattcgaGTGACGGCTTCAATGTCGTTGTGATGTTTAGGTTCGACTCTGAGGAATTTGTTGAACTATCGATAAAAACTACCGCGCTGTTACATTGTCCGCAATATTGATGTAATTTTTGTCACACCATCAGTAGTGCTATACCTGTTTTCCAAATACATTATTGAATGCATTTTGATTGTAAGAATAATTTGCTTATCATTTTACAGTAAGCCTGATTAATTCTGTGCAATATATCTGATATGGATAATATCTCAATTATGTGGCTACCAACCAAAAATAGCGACACCTCGCATCCGAGTAccttaaaaatacaatgatacTTTCATTTAACAGGTTTAATTTGTAGACAATAGATGGACACGATGGTGGACAAAAGTCACACGATTTGAATAGTGAACACAATTTTGGATTTGAATCCAAATAATGCAAATTGTACATAATGTTGTGATACTTTATTGAAAGTGCCGATGTAATTACAGCATTCTCCGATTTTAAACCACGACAGCTGAAAATTAAAGCCGGCACTCAAGTGATAAATCCAaagttttattgtgaaattgaTGATATGAGTTGTTAATGTGAGTGACGGCTTTAAATAAAAGCTGTTATTGAGCACCGGCTTTGGAAGTTGTGGTTACTTTGGTACATCTTGTATCCGTAATTTTTGCACATATTTGTATATTGCGTGAAGAGTTATTTATTCCGTAAAGAAATTttcttttagaattaaaattccATATTGCGGTTGATGGCGTGATGATCgaactttattttgaaatgaaaatgtGTCGCCGAGAACTGAaatctaaaatacttataaacgGTGGTAATCAATGACTAAGTGACCCGCTTGTCTGTTTACCCTTTCTCCTAGGAACAATATAATGTTCTTAGTtcagtgtaataataatattgtatttaattttcgcAAGCCAAGAGAGCGGGCACTGCGTACAACCTTTGTGTCAATAACTTGTGTGTTACAATCATGTGACGCTGCCTTAAACtgacacattaaaataatatttagcacAGCTTTAAGACCTGTTGGAATGCTTATTTGGTTGCTGggtaacaaaatatgtaaaaggTAGGTCCCGCGTATGTGATTTAGTTACCTATAGCACCAAAACCGCAATTATTTAACAgactatttattttcaaaataaagttagGTAGTTATCAACGTTACGTAGAATAAcaaattgtacattttttttctacaaagaaatttataatttgtggaAAATGTCTGTAGAAAAAAACGCAACAAGAAActtgaaaagttatttataggCTTTTCTTAAGACGTAGCTGAAATAATCTTGTacacttttatttatctaaaatagttGTTACGTAAGGTCTAAGGCAACTGATGTAAAGTATCCAGTTATCAGTTAAACAAATGCGGGCAGAAGATAATATGAAATCTcggaatcaaatatttttaaaagtattccaAATCCAAACAGGCCAATAAATCCATAGATTATAAAGTTCTTTAGTAGAATGATCGTTATTCGTGTGATAGCGACATCTGTGTTCCGTTTTAGTAAACTAGTTTCACGTGCGCGTCGAGAGATGACGCTGGCAAGTAAACGCACAGTCGCAGCGCGACGCCCTGTCCTTCACACGATAGGCTAAGTAGATAGGATATAGTAGGATAAGTTATTTGCCATAAGAGTTAGCGCCATGTACGGAGACGtatcattgtaaatattattttaataaattccgaTTCCAATTATGTTATTTGTGTACTTTTATTTCCTACACTACTTGATTTTTCTTGAGATGCATATTGAAAATGTTCGTATAATACTCCCTTTAGATTAGACTGAAAGAAAAAAGACAACCCTTCTACCTAATATAATTGAGAAGGCTATAGTAAACGCTGGTATAGAAGGTCGCTGTTGAGCTATGAGTTAGATATTGTACGtccaagtatgtgcgcaatttTATTGCTGCAAGTTTGTATTATCATcgtctttttattataacttgtcGCATATGAATAAACCAACTTCGATCATAAAAGTCTATCCAGTCCTTTAGTTTACCCAACCATGATACTATTGCATCTAAAATTGAAACGcgcaaaagttacattaaccACTgttgacaaaattttattttatttaaaagaatgtCATTAGAAATATGTTTATCACTTTAAAACTTTTGTGACCGTGTTTTGGCGATTTGCAGTGTTTTTCGTTTGGGTGTTGAAGAAATAAGGAAGCAAGTTCTTGAAAGGGGCTAATAAATGAAACACAACGTATCTAGAACATGTTTATTCTTACACTAAGTACTGTAAGGCAACGCAAGGCCGTGGAAACTCCATTTATTTGTACTGTTATTGATTTTGTAGCGCTGTGTACTTACAACTAAACCGATATGTTGGTCTCAAAACAACTCAACATAGTGCAATGAGTCAGTAATCCgtcatgaccggagagagatcaggcgcaggaccaatggctttatATGGTTCCCGAGTCGCAGGGGTATCGCACCGCCAACACCTGATTCTGA
The sequence above is drawn from the Manduca sexta isolate Smith_Timp_Sample1 chromosome 28, JHU_Msex_v1.0, whole genome shotgun sequence genome and encodes:
- the LOC115447034 gene encoding serine/threonine-protein kinase par-1 isoform X3 — its product is MASNINPPHKSKHFPIDQLVCVGNYELEKTIGTGNFAVVKLATHVITKSKVAIKIIDKSRLDEDNLKKTFREIAIMKRLRHPHIVRLYQVMESSHTIYLVTEYAPNGEIFDHLVSKGRMSEPEAARAFAQMVAAVGYCHANGVVHRDLKAENLLLDKNMNIKLADFGFSNEYRAGSPLSTWCGSPPYAAPELFEGRHYDGPRADIWSLGVVLYVLVCGALPFDGGTLHSLRSVVLSGKFRIPYFMSQDCENLIRHMLVVEPERRLSLRGVARHRWLAQHQPGPGPGDREPSRGWCACHADATRADAAAADVVTAQMLTLPGLTKETVLQSVQEERFDHISAIYHLLMDKIEQRTSARNSLQHRDSLDGTTGQPLDLTSCKSSDEEQMEAEESSWSESLVSLPTPGATQDYLTIAPDDLEKFDECVAPYSEERRAAPAPADPPALRRHTVGPGDCRHSQGGELGACAVSADLRPSPLYVSAHFNQQPGTHVSLLPNTNLAAKLPAVQHQPPRYFSVKDQQLLKPPHAMQTQASSFGRRASDGGAHVPRGRERACCHSAPDHHVSDSGSSQRPEDPDHSEEQGNDSAYNANLCRYMVSRGSSKRHTMATPEDAASVAVSVNAPQMQPSSTPSSTGSIRVRRTGLLTVTERPPVISPELVMEVEARMKRNYLPPSIQYQTGYQGPPTPTGPAPSSVPQSPTQGSITAGTPSYNQQNQKGMKPVLETIPQGSVMATKGSIMSGTPITQAVSPFTPTMGQFSPSHGSVANQTGSITSCVQNQGSIVSGTPINNYENKNYSPSYSNFPGTPTNGGNFGNYGNCTSMTDCSFTFNTNQSYPNNYGSINGGLMGQNVQSTPCLPSGSSTGYVSGNFGSITSGTPMNQSPQGPSGTNTGYSSGNFGSITSGTPMDQGSQGPSETNTGYAQGNFGSITSGITNQVSQPSGSNSIYTQGNFGSITSGTPMNQGSQGSSGTNTGYTSGNFGSITSGTPMNQGNQGPHGATMGYNQSNYGSITSGTPINQGSQVPSGTTQGYSSGNYGSITSGTPMNPTQGQSGTNTGYSQTNFGSITGGTPMNQVSQASGTNTGYSQSNFGSITSGTPMHQGPQPSATSTGYPPTNFGTQTQSGSITAGTPVQQNYQGSQYSRQRKYSGPQRVKLQMLATVQEMAREHAERYSPVRRAECSPPRQAHDLASARLEYQQLQRGLERRACVPGASPPLADARLHTPAASVPGSPIQSRCGGGPLDLRLVSGEAARAVLAAAQRALPPPAARDLRASLLLTQDVALKIGINLHALTANVNISQELLKTIHNLTNYTLLSGPASPAGPGSPLHQITEGLSYLHTGSITRGTPQPSATPLDLRSNVDMDTGQYPQLHPMVHPQIHMVTHRSLNNSPISNPGSPLDMIQEEIGNGTEKFVDRSFQNYVSTHPQISLTDCLGSEITLVASSSEDSMDSLENTKYPLPQFVISEPSDLDDRPSITKGIGRKVSQETETQEVFETKDTEMQSPKDEETKFLSEDLKYPRRGSDKSLGFSDDSLSNDSANVSPNCEQNVQSIYSNIVSISSGFSENRGSFSDHRGSFSFSDRGSFSERGDYGRSSFSERSDFGRGSFSEKGETPRSSFSAQGTLGEVREYGEDMYLPRDNSRHCLEKCEEETTPPSEDIDKLQRSTMDLRLTEICRPEERKIPILLSPQKVSCVQEYYEVTLSTVCSKLDSTRIVELLKEAINSRVPPQNIFVETNDSRDGDDELTGYLNLEYSGGIQIELVVCENKAMEKKGLKMRRISGDQMEYGKLCEQLITSLTV
- the LOC115447034 gene encoding serine/threonine-protein kinase par-1 isoform X2 is translated as MASNINPPHKSKHFPIDQLVCVGNYELEKTIGTGNFAVVKLATHVITKSKVAIKIIDKSRLDEDNLKKTFREIAIMKRLRHPHIVRLYQVMESSHTIYLVTEYAPNGEIFDHLVSKGRMSEPEAARAFAQMVAAVGYCHANGVVHRDLKAENLLLDKNMNIKLADFGFSNEYRAGSPLSTWCGSPPYAAPELFEGRHYDGPRADIWSLGVVLYVLVCGALPFDGGTLHSLRSVVLSGKFRIPYFMSQDCENLIRHMLVVEPERRLSLRGVARHRWLAQHQPGPGPGDRDNVGVGAEPSRGWCACHADATRADAAAADVVTAQMLTLPGLTKETVLQSVQEERFDHISAIYHLLMDKIEQRTSARNSLQHRDSLDGTTGQPLDLTSCKSSDEEQMEAEESSWSESLVSLPTPGATQDYLTIAPDDLEKFDECVAPYSEERRAAPAPADPPALRRHTVGPGDCRHSQGGELGACAVSADLRPSPLYVSAHFNQPGTHVSLLPNTNLAAKLPAVQHQPPRYFSVKDQQLLKPPHAMQTQASSFGRRASDGGAHVPRGRERACCHSAPDHHVSDSGSSQRPEDPDHSEEQGNDSAYNANLCRYMVSRGSSKRHTMATPEDAASVAVSVNAPQMQPSSTPSSTGSIRVRRTGLLTVTERPPVISPELVMEVEARMKRNYLPPSIQYQTGYQGPPTPTGPAPSSVPQSPTQGSITAGTPSYNQQNQKGMKPVLETIPQGSVMATKGSIMSGTPITQAVSPFTPTMGQFSPSHGSVANQTGSITSCVQNQGSIVSGTPINNYENKNYSPSYSNFPGTPTNGGNFGNYGNCTSMTDCSFTFNTNQSYPNNYGSINGGLMGQNVQSTPCLPSGSSTGYVSGNFGSITSGTPMNQSPQGPSGTNTGYSSGNFGSITSGTPMDQGSQGPSETNTGYAQGNFGSITSGITNQVSQPSGSNSIYTQGNFGSITSGTPMNQGSQGSSGTNTGYTSGNFGSITSGTPMNQGNQGPHGATMGYNQSNYGSITSGTPINQGSQVPSGTTQGYSSGNYGSITSGTPMNPTQGQSGTNTGYSQTNFGSITGGTPMNQVSQASGTNTGYSQSNFGSITSGTPMHQGPQPSATSTGYPPTNFGTQTQSGSITAGTPVQQNYQGSQYSRQRKYSGPQRVKLQMLATVQEMAREHAERYSPVRRAECSPPRQAHDLASARLEYQQLQRGLERRACVPGASPPLADARLHTPAASVPGSPIQSRCGGGPLDLRLVSGEAARAVLAAAQRALPPPAARDLRASLLLTQDVALKIGINLHALTANVNISQELLKTIHNLTNYTLLSGPASPAGPGSPLHQITEGLSYLHTGSITRGTPQPSATPLDLRSNVDMDTGQYPQLHPMVHPQIHMVTHRSLNNSPISNPGSPLDMIQEEIGNGTEKFVDRSFQNYVSTHPQISLTDCLGSEITLVASSSEDSMDSLENTKYPLPQFVISEPSDLDDRPSITKGIGRKVSQETETQEVFETKDTEMQSPKDEETKFLSEDLKYPRRGSDKSLGFSDDSLSNDSANVSPNCEQNVQSIYSNIVSISSGFSENRGSFSDHRGSFSFSDRGSFSERGDYGRSSFSERSDFGRGSFSEKGETPRSSFSAQGTLGEVREYGEDMYLPRDNSRHCLEKCEEETTPPSEDIDKLQRSTMDLRLTEICRPEERKIPILLSPQKVSCVQEYYEVTLSTVCSKLDSTRIVELLKEAINSRVPPQNIFVETNDSRDGDDELTGYLNLEYSGGIQIELVVCENKAMEKKGLKMRRISGDQMEYGKLCEQLITSLTV
- the LOC115447034 gene encoding serine/threonine-protein kinase par-1 isoform X1, translating into MASNINPPHKSKHFPIDQLVCVGNYELEKTIGTGNFAVVKLATHVITKSKVAIKIIDKSRLDEDNLKKTFREIAIMKRLRHPHIVRLYQVMESSHTIYLVTEYAPNGEIFDHLVSKGRMSEPEAARAFAQMVAAVGYCHANGVVHRDLKAENLLLDKNMNIKLADFGFSNEYRAGSPLSTWCGSPPYAAPELFEGRHYDGPRADIWSLGVVLYVLVCGALPFDGGTLHSLRSVVLSGKFRIPYFMSQDCENLIRHMLVVEPERRLSLRGVARHRWLAQHQPGPGPGDRDNVGVGAEPSRGWCACHADATRADAAAADVVTAQMLTLPGLTKETVLQSVQEERFDHISAIYHLLMDKIEQRTSARNSLQHRDSLDGTTGQPLDLTSCKSSDEEQMEAEESSWSESLVSLPTPGATQDYLTIAPDDLEKFDECVAPYSEERRAAPAPADPPALRRHTVGPGDCRHSQGGELGACAVSADLRPSPLYVSAHFNQQPGTHVSLLPNTNLAAKLPAVQHQPPRYFSVKDQQLLKPPHAMQTQASSFGRRASDGGAHVPRGRERACCHSAPDHHVSDSGSSQRPEDPDHSEEQGNDSAYNANLCRYMVSRGSSKRHTMATPEDAASVAVSVNAPQMQPSSTPSSTGSIRVRRTGLLTVTERPPVISPELVMEVEARMKRNYLPPSIQYQTGYQGPPTPTGPAPSSVPQSPTQGSITAGTPSYNQQNQKGMKPVLETIPQGSVMATKGSIMSGTPITQAVSPFTPTMGQFSPSHGSVANQTGSITSCVQNQGSIVSGTPINNYENKNYSPSYSNFPGTPTNGGNFGNYGNCTSMTDCSFTFNTNQSYPNNYGSINGGLMGQNVQSTPCLPSGSSTGYVSGNFGSITSGTPMNQSPQGPSGTNTGYSSGNFGSITSGTPMDQGSQGPSETNTGYAQGNFGSITSGITNQVSQPSGSNSIYTQGNFGSITSGTPMNQGSQGSSGTNTGYTSGNFGSITSGTPMNQGNQGPHGATMGYNQSNYGSITSGTPINQGSQVPSGTTQGYSSGNYGSITSGTPMNPTQGQSGTNTGYSQTNFGSITGGTPMNQVSQASGTNTGYSQSNFGSITSGTPMHQGPQPSATSTGYPPTNFGTQTQSGSITAGTPVQQNYQGSQYSRQRKYSGPQRVKLQMLATVQEMAREHAERYSPVRRAECSPPRQAHDLASARLEYQQLQRGLERRACVPGASPPLADARLHTPAASVPGSPIQSRCGGGPLDLRLVSGEAARAVLAAAQRALPPPAARDLRASLLLTQDVALKIGINLHALTANVNISQELLKTIHNLTNYTLLSGPASPAGPGSPLHQITEGLSYLHTGSITRGTPQPSATPLDLRSNVDMDTGQYPQLHPMVHPQIHMVTHRSLNNSPISNPGSPLDMIQEEIGNGTEKFVDRSFQNYVSTHPQISLTDCLGSEITLVASSSEDSMDSLENTKYPLPQFVISEPSDLDDRPSITKGIGRKVSQETETQEVFETKDTEMQSPKDEETKFLSEDLKYPRRGSDKSLGFSDDSLSNDSANVSPNCEQNVQSIYSNIVSISSGFSENRGSFSDHRGSFSFSDRGSFSERGDYGRSSFSERSDFGRGSFSEKGETPRSSFSAQGTLGEVREYGEDMYLPRDNSRHCLEKCEEETTPPSEDIDKLQRSTMDLRLTEICRPEERKIPILLSPQKVSCVQEYYEVTLSTVCSKLDSTRIVELLKEAINSRVPPQNIFVETNDSRDGDDELTGYLNLEYSGGIQIELVVCENKAMEKKGLKMRRISGDQMEYGKLCEQLITSLTV